The following proteins are encoded in a genomic region of Bacillus sp. FJAT-22090:
- a CDS encoding M42 family metallopeptidase has translation MNEETRSLFKTLTELPGAPGNEHAVRSFMRSELSKYSDEIVQDNLGGIFGLKKGDENGPKILVAGHMDEVGFMVSGITDNGMIRFQPLGGWWSQVLLAQRVDIVTKDRTIPGVIGSIPPHLLSDEMRNKPMDVKNMLIDVGADDQEDVKRMGIRPGDQIVPVCSFTPMANDKKIMAKAWDNRYGCGLAIELLKEVQNEQLPNLLYSGANVMEEVGLRGAQASANMIQPDLFFALDASPANDASGNKNEFGQLGKGALLRIFDRTMVTHRGMREFVLDTAETNKIPYQYFISQGGTDAGRVHTSNEGIPSAVIGICSRYIHTSASIIHTDDYAAAKELITKLVKACDRTTLETIKANV, from the coding sequence ATGAATGAAGAAACGCGCTCGCTTTTTAAAACTCTAACAGAATTACCAGGAGCACCAGGAAATGAACATGCAGTACGTTCTTTTATGCGAAGTGAACTTTCCAAGTATTCAGATGAAATCGTGCAAGATAATTTGGGAGGCATTTTCGGATTAAAAAAAGGGGACGAAAATGGTCCGAAAATTTTAGTTGCTGGACATATGGACGAAGTTGGCTTTATGGTATCAGGTATCACAGATAATGGAATGATTCGATTTCAACCATTAGGCGGTTGGTGGAGTCAAGTATTACTTGCACAACGCGTAGATATCGTAACGAAAGATAGAACAATTCCAGGAGTCATTGGATCTATTCCGCCTCATCTATTAAGTGATGAAATGAGAAACAAACCAATGGACGTTAAAAATATGTTAATTGATGTTGGTGCAGACGATCAAGAAGATGTGAAGCGTATGGGAATAAGACCAGGAGATCAAATAGTCCCTGTTTGTTCGTTCACACCGATGGCGAATGATAAAAAAATCATGGCTAAAGCTTGGGATAATCGATATGGTTGTGGACTTGCAATTGAGCTATTAAAAGAAGTACAAAATGAGCAATTGCCTAATTTGCTTTATTCTGGTGCAAATGTTATGGAAGAAGTTGGTTTGCGTGGTGCACAAGCATCAGCAAATATGATTCAGCCAGATTTATTCTTTGCATTAGACGCTAGTCCTGCAAATGATGCTTCAGGTAATAAAAATGAGTTTGGGCAACTTGGAAAAGGAGCTCTTTTACGTATTTTTGACCGTACAATGGTAACACACCGCGGTATGAGAGAATTTGTATTAGATACGGCTGAAACAAATAAAATTCCTTATCAATATTTCATCTCACAGGGTGGTACAGATGCTGGACGAGTGCATACTTCCAACGAAGGTATACCTAGTGCAGTTATTGGAATCTGCTCTCGTTATATCCATACTTCTGCTTCAATTATTCATACCGATGACTACGCAGCAGCTAAGGAACTTATAACTAAATTAGTGAAAGCATGTGACCGAACAACTTTAGAAACAATTAAAGCAAACGTATAA
- a CDS encoding DUF1444 family protein, translated as MKAQELIQLLKTKLSEDTFLYEFNRETNKLRLTHKALNKGIDISIPPILAKVETKKELAVEEVVYTIHQTFQAMEKEISGDIDPSSSVYPVIRSTSFPEKSNEGNRFVTKEHTAETRIYYALDLGKTYRLLDEKMLQSWGIRETEIRERALFQVRNLVNNFKKDEVAGNVFYFFNNNDGYDASRILNESLLKDMKKLIVGDMTISVPHQDVMIIGDIRNETGYDVLAQMTMHFFTVGIVPITSLSFIYENGDLEPIFIMAKNRVAKEKEEK; from the coding sequence ATGAAAGCACAAGAACTAATACAGCTTTTGAAAACAAAGTTATCGGAAGATACATTTCTTTACGAATTTAATAGGGAAACGAATAAACTTAGATTAACTCATAAAGCACTTAATAAGGGTATAGATATTTCTATCCCACCAATTTTAGCGAAGGTTGAAACAAAAAAAGAATTGGCCGTTGAAGAAGTTGTGTATACCATTCATCAAACTTTTCAAGCAATGGAAAAAGAAATTTCTGGGGACATTGATCCTTCTTCTTCTGTATACCCGGTCATTCGTTCCACCTCTTTCCCTGAAAAATCAAATGAAGGAAATCGATTTGTTACGAAAGAACATACAGCAGAAACAAGAATTTATTATGCATTAGACCTTGGAAAAACTTATCGGTTACTAGATGAGAAAATGCTGCAGAGTTGGGGTATACGGGAAACTGAAATTCGTGAAAGAGCGCTATTTCAAGTTCGAAATTTAGTAAATAATTTTAAAAAAGATGAAGTAGCAGGAAATGTATTTTACTTTTTTAATAATAACGATGGCTATGATGCAAGTAGAATACTCAATGAGTCTCTTTTAAAAGACATGAAAAAGTTAATTGTTGGAGATATGACTATTTCTGTACCCCATCAAGATGTTATGATAATTGGTGATATAAGAAATGAGACGGGGTATGATGTTTTGGCACAAATGACGATGCACTTTTTTACAGTTGGAATTGTACCTATTACCTCTTTATCATTTATATATGAAAATGGAGATTTAGAGCCAATATTTATTATGGCAAAAAATCGAGTAGCGAAGGAGAAAGAAGAAAAATGA
- a CDS encoding peptidase M4 yields the protein MKLRDYMMGLGSGIVIGIIASQATNKLSINRSPELVLREIKNSFKQEGPIDGSWIYMSPEPFTNEAIHTNVYKGGISRVRNGELEQFEFSADTKTGTVVELVKV from the coding sequence TTGAAACTTCGTGACTATATGATGGGTCTTGGATCAGGAATTGTAATAGGGATAATTGCTAGTCAGGCAACTAATAAATTGAGTATTAATCGATCACCAGAGCTTGTTTTAAGAGAAATAAAAAATTCATTTAAACAAGAAGGTCCAATAGATGGTTCATGGATTTATATGAGTCCAGAGCCTTTCACTAATGAGGCAATCCATACAAATGTATATAAAGGTGGTATTTCTCGTGTTCGAAATGGCGAGCTCGAGCAATTTGAATTTTCTGCAGATACTAAAACAGGAACTGTTGTGGAGTTAGTAAAAGTTTAA
- a CDS encoding DUF84 family protein, which yields MKILIGTNNRAKTKAVITISTKYYPNAEFENKDVPSLVSNQPMSDEETRQGAINRAKHLMVENVDAEFGIGLEGGVKEIDGTMYVCNWGALVTKDGRVFSATGAGVPLPNEIAVLLKAGSELGPVMDVFTNKNDIRHDEGAIGVFTNGLVSRSDMFEHIMLLLIGQFELSKKL from the coding sequence TTGAAAATATTAATAGGAACCAATAATAGAGCTAAAACCAAAGCAGTCATAACTATATCAACTAAATATTATCCAAATGCCGAATTTGAAAATAAGGATGTCCCTTCACTTGTATCCAATCAACCAATGAGTGATGAGGAAACAAGACAAGGTGCTATTAATCGTGCAAAACACTTAATGGTGGAGAATGTTGACGCTGAATTTGGAATAGGATTAGAAGGTGGCGTAAAAGAGATAGATGGGACGATGTATGTCTGCAATTGGGGTGCCCTTGTAACAAAAGATGGGAGAGTTTTTTCTGCAACAGGGGCAGGTGTACCTCTTCCAAATGAAATTGCTGTTTTGCTAAAGGCAGGTTCGGAACTTGGTCCTGTAATGGACGTCTTTACTAATAAGAATGATATTCGTCATGATGAAGGGGCAATCGGTGTATTTACGAATGGTCTTGTGTCTAGAAGCGACATGTTTGAGCATATTATGTTATTACTTATAGGTCAATTCGAACTTTCTAAGAAGCTCTAA
- a CDS encoding thioredoxin family protein: protein MKNLTSVEEFNQLIQESKVVFKFTAGWCPDCHFIDPFMDEVEEKFSDFQFVSVDRDKFIDLCIQLDVFGIPSFIVYDKGEEQGRFVSKDRKTREEIESFLQTI, encoded by the coding sequence ATGAAAAACCTAACTTCAGTGGAAGAATTCAATCAATTAATACAAGAAAGTAAGGTAGTGTTTAAATTTACTGCTGGCTGGTGTCCAGACTGTCATTTCATAGATCCATTTATGGATGAAGTAGAAGAAAAGTTTTCAGACTTTCAATTTGTTTCTGTGGATCGTGATAAATTTATTGATCTCTGTATTCAATTAGATGTTTTTGGAATTCCAAGCTTTATCGTATATGATAAAGGGGAAGAACAAGGACGTTTTGTTAGCAAAGATCGTAAAACAAGAGAAGAAATCGAATCATTTCTTCAAACAATCTAA
- the murC gene encoding UDP-N-acetylmuramate--L-alanine ligase: MTKYHFTGIKGSGMSPLAQILHDVGNEVQGSDIEKYFFTEKPLHERDINVLLFDEDNIKEGMTVIAGNAFPDNHPEIVKAKELGLEVIRYHDFLGDYMSQFTSIAVTGAHGKTSTTGLLSHVLSGYKPTSYLIGDGTGKGMKDASNFVFEACEYRRHFLAYNPDYAIMTNIDFDHPDYFNDIDDVFQAFQSMAMQVKKGIIACGDDTYLQKIKAPVPVLYYGFGEHNDFAARNLEKTTEGTSFDVFVRNEFYHRFSIPMFGDHAVLNSLSVISLCHYEHVPADIIQKGLETFEGVKRRFTETAIDNRVLIDDYAHHPTEITATVQSARQKYPTRKIVAIFQPHTFTRTQKFLTEFAESLSLADEVYLCEIFGSARENAGDLTIQTLADIIEGSHILNEETVDQLLAHENAIFLFMGAGDVQKYQQAFEQKLSDC, from the coding sequence ATGACAAAATATCATTTTACAGGCATTAAAGGGTCTGGAATGAGCCCGTTAGCACAAATATTACATGATGTAGGTAATGAAGTACAAGGCTCTGATATAGAGAAGTATTTTTTTACGGAAAAACCATTACACGAACGAGATATAAATGTTTTGTTATTTGATGAAGATAATATTAAAGAAGGCATGACCGTTATTGCAGGTAACGCATTCCCAGATAACCATCCAGAGATAGTGAAAGCAAAAGAGCTTGGTTTGGAAGTAATTCGATATCATGATTTTTTAGGTGACTATATGAGTCAATTTACTTCTATAGCTGTTACAGGTGCACATGGTAAGACATCAACAACAGGATTACTTTCACATGTATTAAGTGGCTATAAACCAACATCTTATTTAATTGGTGATGGAACAGGAAAAGGAATGAAGGATGCTTCCAATTTTGTTTTTGAAGCATGTGAGTACCGAAGACACTTTTTAGCGTACAATCCAGATTATGCGATTATGACTAATATTGATTTTGATCATCCAGATTATTTTAACGATATTGATGATGTCTTCCAAGCTTTTCAATCTATGGCTATGCAAGTGAAAAAGGGAATAATTGCTTGTGGAGACGACACGTATCTGCAAAAAATTAAAGCGCCTGTTCCAGTGCTTTACTACGGTTTTGGGGAGCACAATGATTTTGCTGCTAGAAACTTAGAAAAAACAACAGAGGGCACTTCATTTGATGTGTTTGTTCGCAACGAGTTTTATCATCGTTTTTCTATTCCAATGTTCGGAGATCATGCAGTGCTAAATTCTTTATCTGTTATATCTCTTTGCCATTATGAACATGTACCGGCAGATATTATTCAAAAAGGTTTAGAAACGTTTGAAGGCGTTAAAAGACGCTTTACAGAGACTGCTATAGATAATCGTGTTCTTATTGATGATTATGCTCACCACCCTACTGAGATAACAGCAACGGTACAATCAGCTAGACAAAAATATCCAACCCGAAAAATTGTTGCTATTTTTCAACCGCACACATTTACAAGAACTCAAAAGTTCTTAACTGAGTTTGCAGAAAGTTTAAGCCTAGCTGATGAAGTATACCTTTGTGAAATTTTTGGGTCTGCTAGAGAAAATGCTGGAGACTTAACTATTCAAACGTTAGCAGATATTATTGAAGGAAGCCATATTTTAAACGAAGAAACGGTAGATCAGCTGCTAGCTCATGAAAATGCCATCTTCTTATTCATGGGTGCTGGAGATGTTCAAAAGTATCAACAAGCTTTTGAACAAAAACTTTCAGACTGTTGA
- the ytpR gene encoding YtpR family tRNA-binding protein, whose translation MNVFYNLNGVGDVLLLQFTSEKIEKVVTESKGDVTLIKNANTNEVLAINIFEFSKYADIQENGNITLTEEFVAKLEQALQSNEVDYKLNVDLSPKFVVGYVESLEQHPNADKLKVCQVNIGGSTLQIVCGAPNVDAGQKVVVAKVGAVMPSGMVIKDAELRGVASSGMLCSARELDLPNAPEVKGILILDEQSEIGSSFFQ comes from the coding sequence ATGAATGTTTTTTACAACCTTAATGGAGTTGGAGATGTATTGTTGCTTCAATTCACATCAGAAAAAATTGAAAAAGTAGTTACAGAATCCAAAGGTGATGTAACACTTATTAAAAATGCGAATACTAATGAGGTTTTAGCAATTAATATTTTCGAATTCAGTAAATATGCTGACATTCAGGAAAATGGAAATATAACTTTAACGGAAGAATTTGTAGCCAAACTAGAACAAGCGCTCCAATCGAATGAAGTAGATTATAAACTAAATGTAGACCTTTCACCAAAGTTTGTAGTAGGTTATGTAGAATCATTAGAACAACATCCAAATGCAGATAAATTAAAGGTTTGCCAAGTAAACATCGGTGGTAGCACGTTGCAAATTGTTTGTGGAGCACCGAACGTGGATGCGGGACAAAAAGTAGTTGTTGCAAAAGTAGGGGCTGTAATGCCATCTGGTATGGTTATTAAAGATGCAGAATTACGAGGAGTGGCGTCTAGTGGAATGCTATGTTCAGCAAGAGAACTAGATTTACCAAACGCTCCAGAAGTAAAAGGGATTCTCATCTTGGATGAACAATCAGAAATTGGAAGCTCATTTTTTCAATAA
- a CDS encoding DNA translocase FtsK has protein sequence MNWLKKLFAKNEEEYRDIEQLVERDRPDSISKSKTPFRFPLIPDEEKDQFLFGEPKEEKNVEPVMKKHITEQETYRPLHTQELWQQRKLQPVVVHRAPKKEIPVIPRTPKKEIIEETITETRKKAFTPTDVPSPVFGFSKRRGNKTEESMEFKDAEQKASYKEITVYPTQVPSPVFGFSNRRGNKAEVSMDHIKTDEESPYKEETISSTQVTSPDVVFTKKQETKIDASTSIQAEQEIVTKEIAVTVVPQEVEVLEVEIDPIVSEPIVEAEAEAEVEVKYELMDNPVESVEETKIVPKENIRPFNVLMLKSDKEKMNKLIKEPTKNAPEVKAVTLQPIQSQSDLNTQSQPEHSIYARPDLSYLLPPEMKNEDREWMEEQAFTLIEALSHFQVSGEIVQMVQGPAVTQFEITVGHGTKVSKIRNLADDLKLALAAKDIRIQAPIPGKSSIGIEIPNRKSRAVRLSEVINTNVFLESDSPLEAALGLDLTGKPVTLDLRKMPHGLIAGATGSGKSVFINSLLVSLLYKATPDEVKLLLIDPKMVELAPFNHIPHLVSPVITDVKAATAALKWAVEEMERRYQLFAHIGVRDISRYNTLATEKRQFAQKLPYIVIVIDELADLMMMAPTEVEDAICRIAQKARACGIHLVLATQRPSVDVITGLIKANIPTRIAFSVSSQIDSRTILDQQGAERLLGKGDMLYQGNGMSSPVRIQGTFVTDDEIENIIDYARTQGTPEYMFEQEELLQKAENVTEQDELFEEACRFVVEQGSASTSLLQRKFHLGYNRAARLIDAMYENGYITEQKGSKAREVLLTNESLEQIFS, from the coding sequence TTGAATTGGTTAAAAAAACTATTTGCTAAAAATGAAGAAGAATATAGAGACATCGAACAATTGGTAGAACGGGATAGACCAGATTCTATCTCTAAATCGAAAACACCTTTTCGTTTTCCACTAATACCAGATGAAGAAAAAGATCAATTTCTATTTGGAGAGCCAAAAGAAGAAAAAAATGTAGAACCAGTGATGAAAAAACATATAACAGAACAAGAAACTTATAGACCTCTTCATACACAAGAGCTGTGGCAACAAAGAAAACTACAACCTGTCGTCGTACACAGAGCTCCTAAAAAGGAAATTCCAGTTATACCACGAACTCCTAAAAAAGAAATAATAGAAGAGACCATTACTGAAACACGGAAAAAGGCGTTTACACCTACAGATGTTCCTTCACCAGTTTTTGGATTTTCGAAAAGACGTGGAAATAAAACGGAAGAGTCGATGGAATTTAAAGATGCTGAGCAGAAAGCATCATATAAAGAAATAACAGTTTATCCTACACAAGTACCTTCACCAGTTTTTGGATTCTCCAATAGACGGGGAAATAAAGCGGAAGTGTCAATGGACCATATAAAAACTGACGAGGAGTCACCATATAAAGAAGAAACAATTTCTTCTACTCAAGTGACTTCCCCAGATGTTGTTTTTACGAAAAAACAGGAAACTAAAATAGATGCAAGCACATCAATACAAGCTGAGCAAGAAATAGTTACGAAAGAAATTGCGGTAACTGTTGTTCCTCAGGAAGTAGAGGTTCTTGAAGTTGAAATAGATCCTATAGTTTCAGAACCTATTGTTGAAGCAGAAGCAGAAGCAGAAGTAGAGGTTAAATATGAACTAATGGACAACCCAGTAGAGTCAGTTGAAGAAACAAAAATAGTACCGAAAGAAAACATTCGACCATTTAATGTACTAATGCTTAAATCAGATAAGGAAAAAATGAATAAGCTAATAAAAGAACCGACTAAGAATGCTCCAGAAGTAAAAGCGGTGACTTTACAACCGATTCAAAGTCAAAGTGATTTAAACACGCAATCTCAACCAGAGCATTCCATTTATGCAAGACCCGATCTTAGCTATTTATTACCTCCAGAAATGAAAAATGAAGATAGAGAGTGGATGGAGGAACAAGCATTCACACTTATAGAAGCATTATCCCATTTCCAAGTTTCAGGTGAAATTGTTCAAATGGTTCAAGGTCCTGCAGTAACTCAATTTGAGATAACAGTAGGTCATGGGACAAAAGTAAGTAAAATTCGTAATTTAGCGGATGATCTAAAACTTGCGCTTGCTGCAAAAGATATACGTATCCAAGCACCAATTCCAGGGAAAAGTTCAATTGGAATCGAAATCCCTAATAGAAAATCAAGAGCTGTACGATTATCAGAAGTGATTAATACAAATGTGTTTCTGGAATCAGATTCTCCTCTTGAAGCAGCATTAGGGTTAGATCTTACGGGAAAACCAGTAACGCTTGATTTGCGAAAAATGCCTCATGGCTTAATTGCAGGTGCAACAGGATCTGGTAAGTCAGTATTTATTAATTCGTTACTCGTAAGTCTTTTATATAAAGCAACTCCAGATGAAGTGAAACTTCTATTAATTGATCCCAAAATGGTAGAACTCGCGCCGTTTAATCATATTCCTCATCTTGTTAGCCCAGTTATTACAGATGTGAAAGCAGCAACTGCCGCATTGAAGTGGGCGGTAGAGGAGATGGAAAGACGCTACCAATTATTTGCCCATATTGGTGTAAGAGATATTAGTAGATACAATACATTGGCAACAGAAAAGAGACAATTTGCTCAGAAATTGCCTTATATCGTCATCGTAATAGATGAACTTGCAGATTTGATGATGATGGCCCCTACTGAAGTGGAAGATGCAATCTGTCGAATCGCCCAGAAAGCGAGAGCGTGTGGTATTCACTTAGTATTAGCGACCCAACGACCATCGGTAGATGTTATTACGGGGCTTATCAAAGCAAACATTCCAACCCGAATTGCTTTTTCTGTTTCTTCACAAATTGACTCTCGAACTATATTAGATCAACAAGGAGCAGAAAGATTACTAGGGAAAGGGGATATGCTTTACCAAGGAAATGGCATGTCCAGTCCAGTACGAATTCAAGGGACATTCGTAACGGATGATGAAATTGAAAATATCATTGATTATGCAAGAACTCAAGGAACTCCTGAGTACATGTTTGAGCAAGAAGAATTGCTTCAAAAGGCAGAGAATGTAACAGAACAGGATGAACTTTTTGAAGAAGCATGTCGATTTGTTGTAGAACAAGGTTCTGCATCTACCTCTTTATTACAAAGAAAGTTCCATTTAGGCTATAACAGAGCAGCTAGATTAATAGATGCTATGTATGAAAATGGATATATTACGGAGCAAAAGGGAAGTAAAGCTAGAGAAGTGTTACTAACTAACGAGAGTCTAGAACAAATATTTAGTTAA
- a CDS encoding YtnP family quorum-quenching lactonase, with the protein MDTLQFHNMTLTWLKGGTTFMDGGAMFGVVPKPLWEKKYPVNELNQIELPSDPLFIQYNGHNILMEAGLGYGKFTEKQIRNYGITDQSQVEDNLVQLGVLPEDIDIIIMTHLHFDHACGLTKWENEELVSSFPNAKIYVSDVEWKEMRNPNIRSRNTYWKENWEPIEGQVISFSGSLEIVDGIEIVHTGGHSDGHSIVLLKQNGETIIHMADLMPTHAHQNPLWVLAYDDYPMTSVFAKERWVNEALSNNYWFSFYHDAFYRVIKWSEDGKEIIDKLDRTR; encoded by the coding sequence ATGGATACGCTTCAATTTCACAATATGACATTAACCTGGCTTAAAGGCGGTACTACGTTCATGGATGGGGGAGCCATGTTCGGTGTTGTACCAAAGCCGTTATGGGAAAAGAAATATCCTGTAAACGAATTAAATCAAATAGAGTTACCGTCAGATCCGCTATTTATCCAATACAATGGGCACAATATCTTAATGGAGGCGGGGCTTGGCTACGGTAAGTTTACAGAAAAACAAATAAGAAACTACGGTATAACTGATCAATCTCAAGTGGAGGACAACCTCGTTCAACTAGGTGTGTTACCAGAAGATATTGACATTATTATCATGACACATCTCCATTTTGATCATGCTTGCGGCCTAACAAAGTGGGAGAATGAGGAGCTAGTTTCAAGTTTTCCTAACGCGAAAATTTACGTTTCAGATGTTGAGTGGAAAGAAATGAGAAATCCTAATATCCGTTCACGAAATACTTACTGGAAAGAAAACTGGGAGCCAATTGAAGGGCAGGTTATTTCATTTTCGGGTTCATTAGAAATAGTGGATGGGATAGAGATAGTCCATACGGGTGGACATAGTGATGGGCATAGTATTGTTTTATTGAAACAAAACGGAGAAACGATTATTCATATGGCGGATTTAATGCCAACCCATGCACACCAAAATCCATTGTGGGTGTTAGCATACGACGATTATCCGATGACTTCCGTTTTTGCAAAAGAAAGATGGGTGAACGAAGCGCTTAGTAATAATTATTGGTTTAGTTTTTACCATGATGCTTTTTATCGTGTGATCAAATGGTCAGAGGATGGAAAAGAAATAATAGACAAATTAGACCGAACTCGTTAA